From the Diceros bicornis minor isolate mBicDic1 chromosome 19, mDicBic1.mat.cur, whole genome shotgun sequence genome, one window contains:
- the LOC131418203 gene encoding signal-regulatory protein beta-1-like, with product MPVPASQPLPPPPCLLLTLLLGLTGAAGAEELQVLQPEKSVSVAAGETVTLHCIMTSVIPVGPVQWFRGTGPGRELIYSFKGGHFPRVTNVADTTKRNSMDYSIRISNITPADTGIYYCVKFQKGSPDDVEFKSGPGTQLTVSGDQPSPPVVSGPMARAPPEQTVSFTCESHSFSPRNITLKWFKNGNELPASQTNMDPEGDGVSYSVSSTAKVVLAPGDVRSQVICEVAHVTLQGGPPLRGTANLSETLQVPPTLEVSQQPTAGNLVNVTCQADKFYPWPLKLTWFENGNVSRTETASTLIENKDGTFNWTSCLLVNSSAHREDVVLTCQVEHDGHPAFTKHHTLEASAHQKEQDTGGTPGRELSTVPLVLLLLSTKLLLAISVSAIYGHRKLRA from the exons GAGCAGCAGGTGCGGAGGAGCTGCAGGTGCTTCAGCCTGAGAAGTCAGTGTCTGTTGCAGCAGGAGAGACGGTCACTCTGCACTGTATCATGACCTCCGTCATCCCCGTGGGGCCCGTCCAGTGGTTCAGGGGGACAGGGCCAGGTCGGGAGTTAATCTACAGTTTCAAAGGAGGCCACTTCCCCCGAGTAACAAATGTTGCAGACACCACAAAGAGAAACAGCATGGACTATTCCATCCGCATCAGTAACATCACCCCGGCAGACACTGGTATCTACTACTGTGTGAAGTTCCAGAAAGGGAGCCCTGATGATGTGGAGTTTAAGTCTGGACCAGGCACCCAGCTCACCGTGAGTGGTGA CCAACCCTCTCCCCCTGTGGTATCAGGCCCCATGGCGAGGGCCCCACCTGAGCAGACAGTGAGCTTCACGTGCGAGTCCCACAGCTTCTCCCCCAGAAACATCACCCTGAAGTGGTTCAAAAATGGGAATGAGCTCCCAGCCTCCCAGACCAACATGGACCCAGAGGGAGACGGCGTTTCCTACAGTGTCTCCAGCACAGCCAAGGTGGTGCTGGCCCCGGGGGATGTTCGCTCCCAGGTCATCTGCGAGGTGGCCCACGTCACCCTGCAGGGGGGCCCTCCTCTTCGTGGGACGGCCAACTTGTCTGAGACCCTCCAAG TTCCGCCCACCTTGGAGGTTTCCCAACAGCCCACGGCAGGGAACCTGGTGAACGTCACCTGCCAGGCGGACAAGTTCTACCCCTGGCCCCTAAAGCTGACCTGGTTCGAGAATGGAAACGTGTCCCGAACAGAAACGGCCTCAACACTCATAGAGAACAAGGATGGCACCTTTAACTGGACGAGCTGCCTCCTGGTGAACTCATCTGCCCACAGGGAGGATGTCGTGCTCACCTGCCAGGTGGAGCATGACGGGCATCCGGCGTTCACCAAACACCATACGCTGGAGGCCTCTGCCCACCAGAAGGAGCAGGACACAGGTGGAACCCCTG GCCGAGAGCTGTCTACTGTCCCTCTGGTACTCCTCCTCCTGAGCACAAAGCTGCTGCTGGCCATCAGTGTCTCTGCCATCTATGGCCACAGGAAGTTGAGGGCCTGA